In one window of Mytilus galloprovincialis chromosome 6, xbMytGall1.hap1.1, whole genome shotgun sequence DNA:
- the LOC143079231 gene encoding ganglioside-induced differentiation-associated protein 1-like isoform X1 has protein sequence MSTSRFTLYYYYSSFCSQKVLLALFEKDCRFNRKLVNLHTGEQNSPDYMRINSDGLVPVLKDGEKVIVESDKIIQYIDKEVKSGPNLVPDPNTSAGRDVQRLQNLMADINVRLLTFGVIANQELSINGVKMPRIFLKIISGRSGKDMVTNLERNAVKYPDLSQAYLTKAEKTRRGIDDAFKKENVVKCLTDAERKFDQLEECLQKSQGATGNDYWLTGPQFTAADILLAVIMDRLTILGLEDRFFSKSGRPLLFEYQQRISQKKSVQMLRAEAKKIGPLLLLSGVKSVAPYVGSVAVLVLAIGAGIWYLKNK, from the exons ATGTCGACCAGTCGCTTCACActctattattattattcatcatTTTGCTCACAAAAG GTACTACTGGCACTTTTTGAAAAAGACTGCAGATTTAACCGTAAGCTCGTTAACCTCCATACTGGTGAACAGAACAGTCCTGACTACATGAGAATAAACTCTGATGGGCTAGTCCCTGTTTTAAAAGACGGAGAGAAAGTTATCGTAGAGTCAGACAAAATAATTCAGTATATTGATAAAGAAGTAAAATCAG GACCGAATTTGGTTCCAGATCCTAACACTTCAGCTGGAAGGGATGTccaaagattacaaaatttaatggCGGACATAAATGTGAGATTGTTGACATTTGGTGTTATTGCTAATCAAGAGTTGTCCATCAATGGTGTAAAAATGCCAAGAATATTTCTAAAGATAATTTCAG GTCGTTCCGGAAAGGATATGGTCACAAACTTAGAAAGAAATGCCGTAAAATATCCAGACTTGAGCCAGGCATACTTGACAAAGGCCGAAAAGACAAGGAGGGGCATAGATGATGCTTTTAAGAAAGAGAATGTAGTCAAGTGTTTGACTGATGCCGAAAGAAAATTTGACCAATTGGAAGAATGTTTACAGAAAAGTCAAG GAGCAACCGGAAACGATTACTGGCTAACAGGTCCCCAGTTCACTGCAGCAGATATTCTTCTTGCTGTCATTATGGATCGTTTGACAATACTAGGTCTTGAAGACAGATTCTTTTCCAAATCAGGACGACCGCTGTTGTTTGAATATCAACAAAGAATTAGTCAGAAGAAATCAGTACAGATGCTTAGAGCAGAGGCTAAGAAAATTGGACCGTTGCTGCTTTTATCGGGTGTCAAATCAGTGGCTCCTTATGTTGGTAGTGTTGCAGTACTAGTTTTGGCGATTGGAGCTGGTATTTGGTAcctcaaaaataaatga
- the LOC143079231 gene encoding ganglioside-induced differentiation-associated protein 1-like isoform X2, whose translation MRINSDGLVPVLKDGEKVIVESDKIIQYIDKEVKSGPNLVPDPNTSAGRDVQRLQNLMADINVRLLTFGVIANQELSINGVKMPRIFLKIISGRSGKDMVTNLERNAVKYPDLSQAYLTKAEKTRRGIDDAFKKENVVKCLTDAERKFDQLEECLQKSQGATGNDYWLTGPQFTAADILLAVIMDRLTILGLEDRFFSKSGRPLLFEYQQRISQKKSVQMLRAEAKKIGPLLLLSGVKSVAPYVGSVAVLVLAIGAGIWYLKNK comes from the exons ATGAGAATAAACTCTGATGGGCTAGTCCCTGTTTTAAAAGACGGAGAGAAAGTTATCGTAGAGTCAGACAAAATAATTCAGTATATTGATAAAGAAGTAAAATCAG GACCGAATTTGGTTCCAGATCCTAACACTTCAGCTGGAAGGGATGTccaaagattacaaaatttaatggCGGACATAAATGTGAGATTGTTGACATTTGGTGTTATTGCTAATCAAGAGTTGTCCATCAATGGTGTAAAAATGCCAAGAATATTTCTAAAGATAATTTCAG GTCGTTCCGGAAAGGATATGGTCACAAACTTAGAAAGAAATGCCGTAAAATATCCAGACTTGAGCCAGGCATACTTGACAAAGGCCGAAAAGACAAGGAGGGGCATAGATGATGCTTTTAAGAAAGAGAATGTAGTCAAGTGTTTGACTGATGCCGAAAGAAAATTTGACCAATTGGAAGAATGTTTACAGAAAAGTCAAG GAGCAACCGGAAACGATTACTGGCTAACAGGTCCCCAGTTCACTGCAGCAGATATTCTTCTTGCTGTCATTATGGATCGTTTGACAATACTAGGTCTTGAAGACAGATTCTTTTCCAAATCAGGACGACCGCTGTTGTTTGAATATCAACAAAGAATTAGTCAGAAGAAATCAGTACAGATGCTTAGAGCAGAGGCTAAGAAAATTGGACCGTTGCTGCTTTTATCGGGTGTCAAATCAGTGGCTCCTTATGTTGGTAGTGTTGCAGTACTAGTTTTGGCGATTGGAGCTGGTATTTGGTAcctcaaaaataaatga